The DNA region TCGCGATTCCGATATTAGCGActttcttacttttttaGTACTTTTcttaacttttatataagagctttataggctataatatattttataagatagtaattccgtatttactatattatttctttagtATCGTTTACTTAGTAGGTCCTTACGCGAGACCCTTACCTTTAGTAACTTTTATAGTAACTTCCGTAGtaatctatactatttaatcccgtaaggcttatatttaaaaatctttttttttatactccgcctttagcctttttagtatttcctttatttcctaaaactttatatttttttatttaacgtatTAGTTAGAGTTTTCTTTAAAGCTTACCgctccgctttattaatacccgatagttACTACCTCTATAACCCTTagtccctttaatatagtaataaatgcgatttcctttttttatccgaGTTATTTAGGTAccctatagtcctttttaaagtgTCTTATCTTActatagttaaaatacttaaaattGTTTTTGCTTTAGCCTtagccttacggcctttactactatatagtattaacgtctatcggtcccgagtatatagtGCCGGAGTAACTAGTATTAAGGTATCTCCGCTTACGCTTATTATTagagcggttaccgttaaaatGTTtcctatagctattaccgtagctacctttaccgttacttccttttttttctatacGATATTCGAActgccgatcgtcgatccgtatagctatagcgatatacttatcgatagtatcgggccttatttccttatataacttatcctttactttatccttaaagctataatagaaaaactatattaaccttttatcgttaatagcgctacgtaggctatcgattttaaattaagccgcgtAATCGGCTACCGAATACGTTTAGCGtagacttaaaagtctaCTCTACACGTACCTTGCCTTATCGTACTCCTTAAATACTtccttaagcttagccttaaaggtacgatagctctcgaagtattttataataattttcttttaatccttTAGCTTTTATTCGTAATAATCGTCGAagataggctcgaattatATAAGAGCCTTATCCTTAAGCCTAGTAGCCGCGAAgattactttcgacttttcgttaataaactagtctaagtattaacgaaaataggttttaagtTAGATTAAGAACTTTTTAAGCTCTgccttttttcttctataacgctccggtaccggaagcttaatagtcgacttagaCGTAATtaagatagcgaaaatctacttccgggtctattaaacctcgtcctcgagctttttaaaacgcttaataacctactctgcggtagagggtataggtctagcggaaggtccctcggcgcctaggctaggcgggacgcctcctatctaaacgtttttaggtccggctatagtagtaaaaagacgcctttaacttatctgtaatagagttaaagtaagtatataacgtgtAACGAACttctatctagaacctctaaaaaggatatcggttaaaggcacttctgaataatctTAGTTTggtacagctaaatagtatataataaaatatctcgatataaacaTTAgatgccgtaaatataacttaaattacatattgcggaactatctatctacgctagctagttcctccgtatatatagacctgtgGACTGTGGACCGTCGTCttatatacggtcctcggtccgctccgtattagccgatactggaccgtggaccgtgagctccgccgcggtccccggtccccatctTATTGGTCCGTCTAATCTCCTGGACCGTGGGCCCCGCCCGATAGCGCAGTCCAGTCTTAATTGGTCCTCGTAGCCCCACTGTCTTCTAGAACCGTAATAGGTAAGATTTTAAAAAGCTTTAATTACGgttttttatagttaatttataaaattaatagTCTCTTAAAATaagctatatatattaaataagcTAATAAATATTGCGAAAGTATAGAGAACTCCTATCTAAAACTTTTAAAATAAATGTtagttaaaggtatttctaAACAATTatagttcggtatagctaaatagtctataataatagcttgccttaattataatagtctaAATACTAAAGCCTATAATATGTATTTTATACTAGGGTACgatctatttatattagctagttcctctatatatatagaccttaggaccgtggaccgtgagctCCGCCGCAGTCCCCAGTCTCCATCTTATTGCTCCGTTCCGTCTACTTGGACCATGAGCCCCGCTTGATCGCCCAGTCCAGTCCTGATTGGTTTTTGTAGCCTAACTGTCTTCCAAAACCGTGAcatattaaaaatatagagGGTCTTCATAATGCATATTTACTTATTCCCGGGTGGTCCCTACTTTAATAGCTTTAGGCTATTACTAAGATCTGATATgtttagttaattaataatatttctatagtaGCCGTATGCTACCTTATTAATTGCCTCACTTCCAACCACTGGTTCTCGATGTGTAGGTGGCCATTAGGCCGTGGTGTGATCGATTGGTTCGTTGACGTGTGACAATAACGGGCAGCGAATGGGTCAGGTAGCACCAGGTTCTCTAATACGCCCTTTGGATGACATCTTCACGCTGTAACCGGGTAGCTTCGGCAAACAATGAACGATAAAAACGTTCCGCACATCGGAGCTCCTATTAACTGCTCCTCGCCCCGACACCACCGCTACCATCCAAGCTCTGAATCCCTCCACTATGCCAGTCACCAGAACAGCTGCCACCGCTTCTAAAGCAACGCTTTTCAAATCCCTTCACCACACCCCAACCAAACCTCTGCTCCTCGCCAACGCCTACGATGCCACCTCAGCCCGCATCATCGCCTCTCTCCCGGGATGCAGAGCCCTAGCGACAGCCTCCTACGCACTGGCATTATCCATAGGCAAAGCCGATGAAACACTCACGTTGGAAGACAACATCTCTCTTTGCCGTCCCATCGCTGCCGTAGCTCACGAGTTCAACCTACCATTGACAGTGGATATCCAAGATGGCTATGCCGGGCCAGGAGACTATGCAGAACTGAGATCTGTCATTGAAAAGGTGATACTCGAACTTGGAGCTGTGGGTGTGAACCTGGAGGATTCCTGGCATGAAAGCACCTCTGGGGATATGGTACCGGAGGATGAGGCGATCGAGAGGATCAAGACTGTTATTAGGACGGCAAGAGagcttggggtggtggacttTGTGGTGAATGCTAGGTCGGATACATTCTTGATGGGTGGGAGCTTGGACGAGTCGATTAGATGTGGGAAGAGGTATCTTTATGAGGGAGGGGCAGAGACTGTGTTTATTTTCTGGCCGAGGaacaaggagatggagaaggccgaTGTTCAAAAGGTGATTGACGAGCtaggggggagggtgaatgTGAGTTGCCGGCTCGGAGGCCAGTTGACCacgggggagctgggggagatgggggcggcgagggtgagtGTCGGGCCGCAGGTGTTTTTGGCTGCGGCGGAGGCGATCAAGAAGGCGGCGGGGGCGGTGTTTGAGAATTGAACGAGGCGCTCATCAATGTCGAAGACCGGGCTTCTTTTCAATAGGCCAATGTAAAGCAAGATCGAAAACTGATGGCAACACGAGTCCACAGCAAAGAGGTTTGCTAGACCAGGATTACGGAGTATTCTTTGTTGGTTACGAGAGTGCGCCTCGTCTTACCAACTCCTTCCCTTTTCGAATTGATCAAGGTCATCTTATTGGCTCTTGCTCTCATACATATTGGGAAATGTCAGATCTCCCGAAACTTGCCGCGGGGGTAAGGGGTCGATCTGGTTGTTGGTTCACATAAAACGGGAAGGTGCCGAGACCTTTTTCTTCGTGAAACCTGGCATCTTCTACCCCGCCCTACACTGCTACTGTTGCACTACACACCACTAATAGGATTGGCCTATGGGCAGCTGTTTTCCGGCGaatggggattggggaggcACCAGGTGCCTCCTTGAGATAAATTTTATGGAGTGTTTGTCGCACCATGACGTATACTCCACTTGACCTCGACCCACCTCCATTCATATCATATTCCGTACGGCCACCATCGTTATTTCTCACAAAAAGCATCTCTTTGTATTGAGTGCCTGCCCACTAGAATATGTATTCGCTTTTTACTACCCTAACGGTCCTTGCGGCCATGTAGGTCACTCATCTCCCTCCAACGACCCTGGCCCAGAGAACTAACAAAATCACAGTCTTAGCTTCTCGacctcccaagcccaaaTTACCGCGGCTCCTTCCATCCCCACCGTCTCTGGCTGCCCTGCCGTCCTATCTATTACTGACATCTGCTCAACATGTATGACTCTGGCTTGCATCACCACAGCAGAAGTAACAGTAGGATGCTCCGGATGCCCAGAGATCCCAGCGACGGTTTTCAGTGGGTACCCATGCGAAGGGGGTTGTGACCAGTTGGGTGGATGCAAAACGCTGTATCAGGTGGTGACTGCCCAGGCAGATCAATGTGAGTCTGGACCACTGGTACCGCTGCCGTCGATAACAGACGGAGGGGAGAGCGCCATcactggtggtgaggacgcTACGACAGGTTCGGAGACCTTCCTGCAGTGTATCGCTATCCAGTGGATGACGGGTACTCGCTAACAATGATGATTCAACAGGCGACGCAAGTGGCACCCAGACAGTCACCGAGACAGGTGACGGGGTTGGGCCTACGGGGACGCCTACTACAACGGGTACAGTGACAATCAGCACCAGTGGTGGGAGAAGGTTGTCGCCCTTTAGGCTGTGGTAGCTATTCAGTCCTCCAAATATCACGGCCGCAGCTTTTTTGGCTCTTGAAGAGACCAAGATCTCTGTCCCCACTATTGATGCATATAAATAAGTAAGGAAACTGGACTGGCAGACTGAACCTCGAACGGTATCTGACAGGCCGAAATTTTTCGGATCCTGCGtccaccgccgccttggcGAATGCAAAGTCCGATCCCTGCCTGCTTTGGCTGGTCCCTGCTTCATCGAATCGAGACTGCTACCTCATTAAACTGCTGATATTTCGAGCTTGAAGTTCATGTTTGCCGGATTCTTGAAAGATCTAACATTTGGAATCATGAGTCTATCTTGATGGACTGCGGGTCCACTCACACCAGGCCATGAAGCCACCGACCACAGTTCTCTGAGCCCTACGGCGCGCCTCTCAGCGGATCAAATGTTGATCATGCACTACACCCCGGGATGGCGTCCGAATAGCCTAGGCCAAGCACTGAAGCGAGGAGCACAGTAAGCCTTAGCGATGTTCGCAGCAATGACGCTATTCCGAAACAATGTGATAACCCACTtgacccaccaccaccctcccgcGTTGTCAGCGGCATAGTTACGAGCTGttaaaaacaaaaacatccCCTGAGCTAGTCCTGACTCTTCTCTTTCACCGTTTACCACCAACGACCCATAGgaacgacgacaaccacgCGGCGGAAAGCTCTTGGGTAACGGCAAGTGAAGGAAAATGGCCAACTATCAACACCAATATGCCCAACCAGCGACCGAGTACTCAGTCCTTCCTGAGGTAGCTG from Podospora pseudopauciseta strain CBS 411.78 chromosome 6, whole genome shotgun sequence includes:
- a CDS encoding hypothetical protein (EggNog:ENOG502RZTD; COG:G); the encoded protein is MPVTRTAATASKATLFKSLHHTPTKPLLLANAYDATSARIIASLPGCRALATASYALALSIGKADETLTLEDNISLCRPIAAVAHEFNLPLTVDIQDGYAGPGDYAELRSVIEKVILELGAVGVNLEDSWHESTSGDMVPEDEAIERIKTVIRTARELGVVDFVVNARSDTFLMGGSLDESIRCGKRYLYEGGAETVFIFWPRNKEMEKADVQKVIDELGGRVNVSCRLGGQLTTGELGEMGAARVSVGPQVFLAAAEAIKKAAGAVFEN
- a CDS encoding hypothetical protein (EggNog:ENOG503PY6M); the protein is MYSLFTTLTVLAAILSFSTSQAQITAAPSIPTVSGCPAVLSITDICSTCMTLACITTAEVTVGCSGCPEIPATVFSGYPCEGGCDQLGGCKTLYQVVTAQADQCESGPLVPLPSITDGGESAITGGEDATTGDASGTQTVTETGDGVGPTGTPTTTGTVTISTSGGRRLSPFRLW